The following coding sequences are from one Dreissena polymorpha isolate Duluth1 chromosome 8, UMN_Dpol_1.0, whole genome shotgun sequence window:
- the LOC127841487 gene encoding collagen alpha-1(VIII) chain-like codes for MAMLIIFLFILGSVHFSQGTEDASCRDCNTRLDYMMKVHADLLMKYETLLEMYESNRDRIEALEGKIKDAKLEKGSSQVAAIWSTEEAKNVTANLSAEAKQEETEENHQKASIRIFGKAGQRNTHHKQVRDVVDQPNKQLLSDNAETVDTGGTMRDTRSFDVEENVAFSAYLDQELTHLHVGHIVRCNQIVINDGSGYNAASGVFTAHVPGVYFFAFTIDTHAGEMNVRLVQDGVNLFGAVSTPRIMGGNYGVTRLGRGQSVWLEIVHNDDVELIGMPTFHMVSFSGFLLYQ; via the coding sequence ATGGCGATGTTGATAATTTTTTTGTTCATTCTGGGTTCCGTGCATTTCTCCCAGGGAACTGAAGATGCATCTTGTAGAGATTGCAACACGAGGCTGGACTACATGATGAAGGTTCATGCGGATCTTCTTATGAAATATGAAACACTGCTCGAAATGTATGAAAGTAATCGCGACCGAATCGAAGCGCTTGAAGGGAAAATAAAGGACGCCAAGTTAGAAAAAGGCAGCAGTCAAGTCGCAGCGATCTGGAGTACTGAAGAAGCGAAAAACGTGACGGCGAACTTAAGTGCGGAAGCAAAACAGGAAGAAACCGAGGAAAATCATCAAAAAGCCTCCATAAGGATATTTGGAAAAGCGGGACAAAGAAACACTCATCACAAACAGGTACGTGATGTTGTTGATCAACCTAATAAACAGCTTCTGAGCGACAACGCCGAAACTGTAGATACGGGCGGTACCATGAGGGATACAAGGAGTTTTGATGTAGAAGAAAATGTGGCTTTCAGTGCATATCTTGATCAGGAGCTAACGCATTTACATGTCGGGCATATCGTACGATGTAACCAGATTGTTATTAACGACGGAAGTGGCTATAACGCAGCAAGTGGGGTCTTCACGGCGCATGTTCCGGGTGTTTACTTTTTTGCATTTACTATTGACACACACGCAGGCGAAATGAATGTCAGGCTGGTTCAGGATGGAGTAAATTTATTCGGCGCCGTTAGTACCCCTCGCATAATGGGCGGAAATTACGGTGTGACGCGTCTTGGGAGAGGACAATCTGTATGGTTAGAAATCGTTCATAACGACGATGTGGAACTTATAGGAATGCCAACATTTCATATGGTTTCATTTTCAGGCTTTTTGTTGTACCAGTAA